A window of the Brassica oleracea var. oleracea cultivar TO1000 chromosome C1, BOL, whole genome shotgun sequence genome harbors these coding sequences:
- the LOC106294594 gene encoding uncharacterized protein LOC106294594 encodes METSQNTNLQNPKPTKPFHRCLEEEKEEAHSLLNLPLNAEKPNSTAATTTTEDQRKRSIELFEFLTSTTNYCSPAENIIFGGKIIPLNYQNAILTSPEYIRPRISTRSESLSAIQGNKLNRPVARDNARPMRISRSLDHRNLTRGSTAARGNASPTKSTTKPETVSSGNRKSVKPRWYVIMFGLVKFPPEAELRNIKSRQVRRNVPPVMFPSPADRRPRRTRGSSPSPYWRFLNALSCEEPTSVAATTPLWLPHA; translated from the coding sequence ATGGAAACTTCACAAAACACCAATCTCCAAAACCCTAAACCCACAAAGCCATTTCATCGTTGCCTAGAAGAAGAAAAAGAAGAAGCACACTCTCTCCTAAATCTTCCCCTCAACGCCGAGAAACCCAATTCCACCGCCGCCACAACCACCACTGAAGACCAACGTAAACGTTCAATAGAGCTTTTTGAGTTCCTTACCTCAACCACCAACTATTGTTCTCCCGCAGAAAACATAATCTTCGGCGGCAAAATCATCCCCTTAAATTACCAAAACGCCATCCTTACCTCTCCCGAATACATTCGCCCTCGCATAAGCACAAGATCCGAGTCCTTATCCGCTATACAAGGCAACAAGCTTAACCGTCCCGTGGCACGTGACAATGCAAGACCCATGAGGATAAGCCGTTCTCTAGATCATCGCAACCTCACACGTGGATCAACAGCCGCACGTGGAAATGCTTCTCCGACAAAAAGTACGACAAAGCCAGAAACGGTCTCTTCGGGAAATAGAAAAAGTGTTAAACCGAGATGGTATGTGATCATGTTTGGACTGGTTAAGTTCCCGCCGGAGGCCGAGCTGAGGAATATAAAGAGCCGTCAGGTTCGCCGGAATGTTCCACCGGTTATGTTCCCGTCTCCTGCTGACCGGAGGCCTCGTAGAACTCGAGGGTCCTCACCGTCTCCTTATTGGAGGTTTCTCAACGCCTTGAGTTGCGAGGAGCCCACAAGTGTCGCTGCAACGACACCGCTTTGGCTTCCACATGCTTAA
- the LOC106341560 gene encoding uncharacterized protein LOC106341560 isoform X2 has translation MIVANSFDLWQKDVFLSAAEEVQESADTMESAYRLWIKEKRQGRVTVESDQLCIELQAALSTAKWQLEEFERAVRLSHGHCRDDTTLTRHKQFVNAIENQIYRVQTALQEALTENGKQHPLRLVDLNKEERDDLAMFLSGSSLTSESSINFRDSSTSSLGGFNSCVIDIDEGGSPESADAMIRVQQADKRFGTRRTWSSPNVPVDAEEEEERKRLVFDIEDTPKEKGSKPLFGYNLIFDRVRYHQRRFRVPFSRPVQLILSFTLILFLLLLFGVY, from the exons ATGATTGTAGCTAACAGCTTCGATCTTTGGCAAAAGGATGTCTTTTTGTCAGCAGCAGAGGAGGTTCAAGAATCTGCCGATAC AATGGAATCTGCGTATAGGCTGTGGATTAAAGAGAAGAGACAAGGTCGAGTAACCGTGGAATCAGACCAGCTCTGCATTGAACTTCAAGCAGCTTTGAGCACTGCCAAATGGCAG CTGGAAGAGTTTGAGAGGGCAGTGAGGTTAAGCCACGGACATTGCCGAGACGACACCACATTAACTCGGCATAAACAGTTTGTCAACGCTATTGAGAACCAGATCTACCGAGTGCAGACCGCACTGCAAGAGGCTTTAACCGAGAACGGGAAACAACATCCTCTGCGTTTGGTGGATCTTAACAAAGAAGAGCGTGATGACCTTGCCATGTTTCTCTCTGGCTCTTCTCTTACCTCTGAGAGTAGCATCAACTTCAGAGACTCCTCGACAAGCTCCTTAGGTGGGTTCAACAGCTGTGTGATAGACATTGACGAGGGAGGTAGCCCTGAGAGTGCTGATGCTATGATCCGCGTGCAACAGGCTGATAAAAGGTTTGGGACAAGGAGAACATGGAGTTCGCCGAAT GTTCCTGTTGATGCGGAAGAAGAGGAGGAGAGGAAGAGGCTTGTGTTTGACATTGAAGACACTCCTAAAGAGAAAGGATCTAAACCTCTGTTTGGTTATAACCTA ATCTTTGACAGAGTCAGATATCATCAAAGGCGGTTTCGTGTTCCATTTAGCAGACCGGTCCAGCTCATTCTTTCCTTCACGCTAATCTTGTTTCTTCTAT TGCTGTTTGGAGTTTATTAG
- the LOC106341560 gene encoding uncharacterized protein LOC106341560 isoform X1: MIVANSFDLWQKDVFLSAAEEVQESADTMESAYRLWIKEKRQGRVTVESDQLCIELQAALSTAKWQLEEFERAVRLSHGHCRDDTTLTRHKQFVNAIENQIYRVQTALQEALTENGKQHPLRLVDLNKEERDDLAMFLSGSSLTSESSINFRDSSTSSLGGFNSCVIDIDEGGSPESADAMIRVQQADKRFGTRRTWSSPNVPNVTALRVNVPVDAEEEEERKRLVFDIEDTPKEKGSKPLFGYNLIFDRVRYHQRRFRVPFSRPVQLILSFTLILFLLLLFGVY; encoded by the exons ATGATTGTAGCTAACAGCTTCGATCTTTGGCAAAAGGATGTCTTTTTGTCAGCAGCAGAGGAGGTTCAAGAATCTGCCGATAC AATGGAATCTGCGTATAGGCTGTGGATTAAAGAGAAGAGACAAGGTCGAGTAACCGTGGAATCAGACCAGCTCTGCATTGAACTTCAAGCAGCTTTGAGCACTGCCAAATGGCAG CTGGAAGAGTTTGAGAGGGCAGTGAGGTTAAGCCACGGACATTGCCGAGACGACACCACATTAACTCGGCATAAACAGTTTGTCAACGCTATTGAGAACCAGATCTACCGAGTGCAGACCGCACTGCAAGAGGCTTTAACCGAGAACGGGAAACAACATCCTCTGCGTTTGGTGGATCTTAACAAAGAAGAGCGTGATGACCTTGCCATGTTTCTCTCTGGCTCTTCTCTTACCTCTGAGAGTAGCATCAACTTCAGAGACTCCTCGACAAGCTCCTTAGGTGGGTTCAACAGCTGTGTGATAGACATTGACGAGGGAGGTAGCCCTGAGAGTGCTGATGCTATGATCCGCGTGCAACAGGCTGATAAAAGGTTTGGGACAAGGAGAACATGGAGTTCGCCGAATGTTCCTAATGTTACTGCGTTGAGGGTTAATGTTCCTGTTGATGCGGAAGAAGAGGAGGAGAGGAAGAGGCTTGTGTTTGACATTGAAGACACTCCTAAAGAGAAAGGATCTAAACCTCTGTTTGGTTATAACCTA ATCTTTGACAGAGTCAGATATCATCAAAGGCGGTTTCGTGTTCCATTTAGCAGACCGGTCCAGCTCATTCTTTCCTTCACGCTAATCTTGTTTCTTCTAT TGCTGTTTGGAGTTTATTAG